From a region of the Chlamydiota bacterium genome:
- the nuoK gene encoding NADH-quinone oxidoreductase subunit NuoK encodes MSDHLQSYLILSALLAAIGVYGFLERRNLIGILISIELILNAASINFLAFNKFVAPDKGIGQVVVILIIGLAAAEVTLALSIILVLYRGMTSINIEQANNLKG; translated from the coding sequence ATGAGTGATCATCTTCAAAGCTATCTCATTCTTTCAGCACTCTTAGCCGCCATCGGAGTCTACGGCTTCTTAGAACGGCGAAATTTGATTGGAATTTTAATTTCGATTGAACTTATTTTAAATGCAGCAAGCATCAACTTTCTTGCCTTTAATAAATTTGTTGCGCCTGATAAGGGCATCGGCCAGGTTGTTGTAATTTTGATTATTGGCCTTGCAGCAGCAGAAGTGACCTTGGCTTTAAGCATCATTCTCGTTCTTTATCGCGGGATGACTTCAATCAATATAGAACAGGCAAATAATCTTAAAGGCTAA
- the nuoH gene encoding NADH-quinone oxidoreductase subunit NuoH produces MNCLMGLMRIGISLFSVINFVLINALILVWLERKISARIQLRYGPLYVGWHGLLQTFADAIKLLGKELIMPQNCDKVLYFIAPIIVFAPIFGTFLVIPFSQNLQIADLNVGVLLIFAFSGLSFIGIFMAGWASNNKYSLLGGMRSVAQNISYEIPLLLSTLGVIMVAKSFKLSDIVTAQNHIPFVFLQPLGFMIYFIASLAESNRTPFDIPEAESELVAGFHTEYSGLKFGIFFISEYTYVFINSCVATALFLGGWHGPFFAGWIWFLIKVYFLVFVIMWVRWTFPRLRSDQLINFGWKVLIPLALFNIISTAIALNFFR; encoded by the coding sequence ATGAACTGTCTTATGGGACTTATGCGAATTGGAATCAGTCTTTTCAGTGTAATCAATTTCGTTCTGATCAACGCCCTCATTTTAGTCTGGTTAGAGCGTAAAATCAGCGCCCGTATTCAATTACGTTATGGCCCCCTTTACGTAGGATGGCACGGACTTTTACAAACCTTTGCTGACGCAATTAAACTCTTAGGCAAAGAATTGATCATGCCTCAAAATTGCGACAAAGTCCTTTACTTCATAGCTCCCATAATTGTTTTCGCACCCATTTTTGGAACTTTTCTTGTCATTCCTTTCTCTCAAAACCTTCAAATTGCCGATTTAAATGTCGGAGTTTTACTCATTTTTGCCTTCTCGGGTCTCTCTTTTATCGGCATCTTTATGGCCGGTTGGGCCTCCAACAATAAATACAGTCTCCTGGGAGGAATGAGATCCGTTGCTCAAAATATCTCTTATGAAATTCCCCTTCTTCTTTCAACTCTGGGAGTGATCATGGTTGCAAAATCCTTCAAACTCTCTGATATCGTCACAGCCCAAAATCACATTCCCTTTGTTTTTCTTCAACCTCTAGGATTTATGATTTATTTTATTGCTTCGCTAGCTGAATCAAACCGGACCCCATTTGATATACCAGAGGCGGAATCAGAATTGGTGGCCGGTTTTCACACAGAATATTCAGGACTCAAATTTGGAATCTTTTTCATTTCTGAATACACTTATGTTTTTATTAATTCATGCGTTGCAACGGCTCTCTTTCTGGGCGGCTGGCACGGTCCTTTTTTCGCAGGATGGATTTGGTTTTTGATCAAGGTCTATTTTCTCGTTTTTGTAATTATGTGGGTCCGATGGACTTTTCCAAGATTAAGAAGCGATCAATTGATCAATTTTGGCTGGAAGGTCTTGATTCCCTTGGCTCTTTTTAATATTATTTCGACCGCCATAGCACTCAATTTTTTTAGATGA
- a CDS encoding NADH-quinone oxidoreductase subunit J — protein sequence MKDIAFISLSMMTLASAIMAVSFKKVLYNAFSLMLCLAGIAGIFLFLSSEFLAVMEIIVYVGAIAIAIIFAIMFSPPHFMTQPDRKLIKTLRSIVVGLFFFLALYKATTLTPPWIEFESMSQNGDYSIEHLGKILLGVYTLPFEVIGIILFIAILGALIMAKKRGSNE from the coding sequence ATGAAAGACATCGCATTCATCAGTTTATCAATGATGACCCTTGCCTCTGCCATCATGGCCGTGTCCTTTAAAAAAGTTTTATACAATGCTTTTTCACTGATGCTATGTCTGGCAGGAATTGCCGGGATCTTCCTTTTTCTTTCAAGTGAATTTTTGGCGGTGATGGAGATTATTGTATATGTGGGAGCCATTGCCATCGCAATCATTTTTGCGATTATGTTTTCTCCTCCCCATTTTATGACCCAGCCCGACCGAAAATTGATCAAAACGCTTCGTTCTATCGTTGTAGGTTTATTCTTCTTTCTTGCACTTTATAAAGCAACAACATTGACCCCCCCCTGGATTGAATTTGAATCCATGTCTCAAAATGGAGATTATTCCATTGAACATTTAGGTAAAATTCTCCTGGGAGTTTACACCCTCCCTTTTGAAGTGATTGGCATCATCCTTTTCATTGCCATTTTAGGGGCTCTTATCATGGCTAAAAAGCGAGGTTCAAATGAGTGA
- a CDS encoding NADH-quinone oxidoreductase subunit I, which translates to MSYISNVLSGFYSLLSGMRVTLKYMLRRPVTEVYPKKKKEMFPRFKGPTSFVVDEKTKDHRCIACDLCAKICPSLCIQIDKERGDDKKFHLVNYKVDYTLCSLCSLCIEVCPTDALTHAKDYELPAFSQSELIMDFLKPFREKQKANEAPKQNL; encoded by the coding sequence ATGTCCTATATTTCAAATGTTCTATCCGGATTTTATAGTCTCCTTTCGGGGATGCGCGTAACACTCAAGTACATGCTGCGCCGTCCTGTGACCGAAGTCTATCCAAAGAAAAAAAAAGAGATGTTTCCTCGTTTTAAGGGGCCAACTTCTTTCGTGGTGGATGAAAAAACGAAAGACCATCGCTGTATCGCTTGTGACTTATGCGCTAAAATTTGCCCCTCCCTTTGTATCCAGATCGACAAAGAAAGAGGGGACGACAAAAAATTTCACTTGGTAAATTATAAAGTTGATTATACGCTCTGTAGCCTTTGTAGTCTTTGTATAGAAGTTTGTCCAACGGACGCTCTCACTCATGCAAAAGATTACGAACTGCCTGCTTTTTCACAAAGCGAGTTGATCATGGATTTTTTAAAACCTTTTAGAGAAAAACAGAAGGCAAACGAAGCACCCAAGCAAAATTTATGA
- a CDS encoding NADH-quinone oxidoreductase subunit B has translation MEIIDTQKITPDDIQVSEGIGLFKLDVLLDKARSNSLWPLTFGLTCCAIEMMAVGSARYDLDRFGYGVFRPSPRQADVMIVSGTISRKMAPRIKTLYDQMPAPKYVIAMGGCAIAGGPFKYPGQYAILEGIDKIIPVDVYIPGCPPRPEALISAILKLQEKITAPKIKV, from the coding sequence ATGGAAATAATCGATACTCAAAAAATAACCCCCGATGACATACAGGTTTCAGAGGGAATTGGCCTTTTTAAATTGGACGTCCTTTTAGATAAGGCTCGATCCAATTCTCTTTGGCCCTTAACCTTTGGGCTCACCTGTTGTGCGATTGAAATGATGGCCGTTGGAAGCGCTCGCTATGATTTGGACCGCTTTGGATATGGGGTTTTTAGGCCTTCCCCTCGCCAGGCCGATGTCATGATTGTTTCAGGAACCATTTCAAGAAAAATGGCTCCCCGAATTAAAACACTCTATGACCAGATGCCTGCCCCCAAATATGTGATTGCCATGGGAGGATGCGCCATTGCTGGAGGTCCTTTCAAATATCCAGGTCAGTACGCGATTCTTGAAGGAATTGATAAAATTATTCCGGTTGATGTTTATATTCCAGGGTGTCCTCCTCGACCTGAAGCCCTCATCAGCGCTATTCTCAAACTTCAAGAAAAAATCACAGCACCGAAAATAAAGGTATAA
- the ndhC gene encoding NADH-quinone oxidoreductase subunit A — protein sequence MGLHAYIFIFLLVGVLFGLAFTNIPLILSPRSRGKKRVTTYESGEDTIGSAWVQFDIIYYLFALIFIAFDVEVVYLFPVLLSYGIEPSLADFGKILVFIGILALALLYAWRKGIFSWK from the coding sequence ATGGGTCTTCATGCCTATATTTTTATTTTTCTTTTGGTTGGAGTGCTTTTTGGACTGGCCTTTACCAATATCCCCCTCATCCTAAGTCCACGCAGCCGGGGCAAAAAAAGAGTTACGACCTATGAAAGCGGTGAGGACACCATCGGAAGCGCCTGGGTTCAGTTTGATATTATTTACTATCTTTTTGCTCTGATCTTTATCGCGTTCGATGTCGAAGTGGTTTATTTGTTTCCGGTCCTTCTCTCTTATGGAATCGAGCCGTCTCTTGCAGATTTCGGAAAAATACTTGTCTTTATCGGTATATTAGCTCTGGCGCTTCTCTACGCATGGCGTAAAGGAATTTTCTCATGGAAATAA
- a CDS encoding NADH-quinone oxidoreductase subunit D, with translation MTEVNTQRNQLFQGIPVESSVEHTYAKTGFNLEIIVPKSNLRDLAKRFRDQKYFIEVLSIVDYPDRFEACYQFNRWEKLDRILVKVRTEKSNPHFPTISDIYQGANWYEREGYDLFGVIFDNHPNLTRLLLPENATIHPMRKDFKPEEQPTDVEDVLKLMEYEDRAYERVSSDLKNKYQKDYFINMGPQHPSTHGVLRLLLHLDGERVLDVLPIIGYSHRDHEKMAEKKNYLQFTPNMGRMDYVGAMSFNFGYIGLIEKAMGIIPSQRSEYIRVLSTELNRIASHLLWLGTYLLDLGAFTPFFYCFDDREDILDMLELLTGERLTYNFFRFGGVAFDIPEEFKNRLKAFIPKMRIRLKDYKILIEKNIIFEKRTKEIGVVTKENAISYGITGPSLRACGIPYDLRKCEPYSIYPELNFEIPVFSGCDTFARYQVRMAEIEQSLRIAEQTFEKMPEGQIKGDKAPKTSPRVPKGETYFAVESARGSYGEYLVSDGGANPYRLKQRTPSYANLSALGTLLHGHLVADVVTVLGSIDVVIPEIDR, from the coding sequence ATGACCGAAGTAAACACTCAAAGAAATCAATTGTTTCAGGGAATTCCTGTCGAATCTTCGGTCGAGCATACTTATGCCAAAACGGGTTTTAATCTTGAAATCATCGTCCCAAAATCCAATTTACGTGATTTAGCCAAGCGATTTCGCGACCAAAAATATTTTATTGAAGTCTTGAGCATTGTGGATTATCCCGATCGTTTTGAGGCCTGTTATCAATTTAACCGATGGGAAAAACTCGATCGGATTTTAGTGAAAGTCCGTACTGAAAAATCCAATCCGCATTTTCCAACCATTTCTGATATTTATCAGGGGGCCAACTGGTATGAACGAGAAGGCTATGACCTTTTTGGCGTGATTTTCGACAACCATCCAAATCTGACCCGGCTCCTTCTCCCCGAAAATGCGACGATTCATCCGATGAGAAAAGATTTTAAACCTGAAGAACAACCTACCGACGTCGAAGATGTTCTAAAGCTTATGGAATACGAGGATCGTGCTTATGAACGTGTAAGTTCGGATCTTAAAAATAAATATCAGAAAGATTATTTTATTAACATGGGACCTCAACACCCCAGCACACACGGCGTTTTGAGACTCCTTCTTCATTTGGATGGAGAACGTGTTTTGGATGTTCTTCCGATTATTGGATATTCTCATCGCGACCATGAAAAAATGGCCGAGAAAAAGAATTATCTTCAATTTACCCCTAATATGGGCCGAATGGATTATGTGGGGGCGATGAGTTTTAATTTTGGCTACATCGGCCTGATTGAAAAAGCCATGGGAATCATCCCTTCTCAGCGTTCTGAATACATTCGTGTTCTTTCAACGGAACTGAATCGAATTGCCAGTCATCTTCTTTGGCTGGGAACGTATCTTCTCGATTTGGGAGCCTTTACACCCTTTTTCTATTGCTTTGATGACCGTGAAGATATTTTGGACATGCTGGAACTTCTCACCGGGGAACGTCTCACTTATAATTTCTTCCGATTTGGCGGAGTGGCTTTTGACATTCCCGAAGAATTCAAAAATCGATTGAAGGCCTTTATTCCAAAAATGAGAATACGACTTAAGGATTACAAAATTCTGATCGAAAAAAATATTATTTTTGAAAAGCGAACTAAAGAGATTGGAGTCGTGACAAAGGAAAATGCCATTTCTTACGGCATTACAGGGCCCTCTCTACGGGCCTGTGGCATTCCCTACGATCTTCGTAAATGTGAGCCCTATTCGATTTATCCGGAACTTAATTTTGAAATTCCTGTTTTTTCAGGATGTGATACTTTTGCAAGATATCAGGTTAGAATGGCAGAAATTGAGCAAAGTCTCAGAATCGCAGAGCAAACTTTTGAAAAGATGCCCGAAGGACAAATTAAGGGAGATAAGGCGCCAAAAACCTCTCCCAGAGTTCCTAAGGGGGAAACTTACTTTGCAGTGGAATCAGCACGAGGGAGTTATGGAGAGTATTTGGTAAGCGACGGAGGGGCTAATCCTTACCGGCTCAAGCAGCGAACTCCCTCCTATGCAAATTTAAGTGCACTGGGAACCCTTCTCCACGGCCATCTTGTTGCAGATGTTGTGACTGTTTTGGGAAGCATTGATGTAGTTATACCAGAAATTGATCGGTAG